The Mauremys reevesii isolate NIE-2019 linkage group 7, ASM1616193v1, whole genome shotgun sequence genome includes the window ccccagccacccgcagccagccccagccacccccggcCCCTagtcagcccctgcccacagccgccctctgcccgcagccagcccctgcccccagccaccccagccagccccagccaccccggcccctagccagcccctgccccagccgcccctgcccacagccacccgcagccagcccctgcccccagccagcccctgcccacagccacccgcagccagcccctgcccacagccagcccctgcccacagccgcccacagcccgcagccagcccctgcccacagccacccgcagccagcccctgcccacagccagcccctgcccacagccgccctctgcccgcagccagcccctgcccacagccagccgcagccagcccctgcccacagccgccctctgcccgcagccagcccttgccacagccaccctctgcccgcagccagcctctgcctgcagcccctgccacagccaccccctgcctgcagccgcctgcagccagcccctgcccgcagccacctgcagcccacccgtctgcatcacctgcccacagccagcccgtgtcactccctgcctccagctagccctgccccatgcccctatctgcagccagccccacatccactggtgccctgcagttcccagggcagtaaccctgcacacctgctttaatgaggggggggcagggagcagctgggacccacacatgtgcacaccctagagtgaccagacagcaagtgtgaaaaatcgggacgggggtgaggggtaataggagcctatataagaaaaagacccaaaaattgagactgtccctgatcaccacccacacatgtgaaacgaagctcatttctagttcagccccatctttttaaaaaagaactttaggtagggttaaaattcatctgtattttcctggacatgtcaggcttttcggttcttaatcacctcctgggaaaatatggacgtatggtaaccctattggtacaaaaaatacatgctgtcacacatcccttaaatcagaactttttatagggaacccgttgttaaatcagaactttttatagggaacccgttgttaagattttggcagctcatcactgctaaCAATATAATTAATCAGATAGAATtcccagaaaaaaaattatactaAACTGGAGTTAAGGTTGAGAGCAATAATTTAAAGGTAAAAACATTTCAGAGATATAATTATCCCCAAAACAAGATTTTCAAGTCCAGGAAATTCAGAATTCAGGCTACACTTTAgagaaatccaaacatgttaaggtACAGAAATGCAAATTTAAGGCACACAAACTACTCTGCCATGTAGTGATGCCATGCAATAACTATGTATTTATAGTTCGTCCATAATAGCGTTTGTTTTCCCAGATTAGATTATATTGATTTTTAAGACATATTGTACAATTTTTGAGGTGGGGAGGTGGAGGGAATGGGACTTATAGTTTGTAAAGCTTGTTTATGGGATAATTACAGCATCCTTATAATGTTTTTACCTTAAGCTACCAATATGTCCTCTCAACATAACTCCAGGTTAACAAGTTTTTATCTAGGAATTTCCTTGGTTTTTTAAAGTTGTTAAATATTtcacacatgaacacacacaagaAAGCCAAAGAAAATGTTATTATGTACATTTCTACCAACTTTAAGAATGAAGTATCAACCTTAAATCTTTATTTtaacatttagggccagattcattGATAGCATCTGACTGCTCTTTCTCTGGAGCAGCTGAAAGCAGCCAGAGCATAATGGCCATTGTCATCCACACTGGGTTATCTACATTCCTCTGTATGCACACACCCACACTATTTCCCCTCCTCCTTTTGCTCCTCCCCCCATTCTTCTGCACGCATACATCCCAGCTTCGCGTCATGCTGTGAAGTAGAAAATTAGTCAGCCTCTGCTAAAGGAGAAATTTTCAGTTAGGATGAATTATGGCAAAAAATGACCAATTATCCTAAAAAAGGTCTTCAAATGTAGCCAGTGTAGGAGATTGCAATAATTTTAACTATATGAGAAGTCTGAAGAGTCTGCATTATTCTGTTATTAAGATAATGTGGAAGAAAAGCAACATGACTCAGATGCTACATTTCTTAAAGGACCACACAACCCCTCTTGATCCAAGTGGTTAGCAAAAATTTGGGAGGAGAAATTTACGTTAGAGTCAAGGAGCTTTGATTCTATctagtttatttacaaagaatatgAAAAGTTCTGTTTCTCTAAACACAAGAGAACCAAAACAGCAGGAGATAGTCTCCTTGCTCATAGCCACAAGCCCCTTTTCCCTATCACTCCCTCCAAAAACTTTGTCTAGATTTCTCTTGGGGCCACATGCTATGCTTGTCCAGGCTGTGTCTGGAGCTTCCTTCTCTATTTGTTTCTgtatgcttctctctctctctctctctctctcacacacacacaaacacacacacacacacacacgttcaaaTTCCTGAGTGACTTCAGGTGTGTTTTGGGTAGAGCACACTATTACTTCACAACAGAGCTTAACTGTTtctatcagggctggctccaggggatttgctgcctcaagcagccaaaaaaaaaaaagccgtgattgcgatctgcagcaattcagcgggaggtccttcgctccaagcaggagtgagggaccctccgccaaattgccgccgaatccctgaaggtgccgccccgctccggagtggccgccccaagcacctgcttgctaagctggtgcctggagccagccctggtttctATTATCTTAAATGATGAGGGAGAAGGGGACGACACACTGTAGCCACCAGCTTCAGTGAGGTTATGagatttcagtgattttttttaactatctGGGAAGTCTGAAGTGTCTGCATTATTCTATTATTAAGATCATTTGGgacaaatattaattttaaactcAAAATTAAAGGATTTACTTTTAAATTATCAGAAAATTCATACTGTACTCAAAAAATAAGAGCTGTCATTTTGAGGAGGATATTCTGCAGTCTTCATCTGTAGCAAAGTGGTTGAATTCCAACTTTAAATTTAAATCTCAACTCAGTCTTAACTACAGAACcacaaccagggccagctccaggcaccatcccagcaagcagctgctcaGGGAGGCCAACGGAGAAGGGCGGCacatccaggtctttggcggcaattcagcagcgggtccctcactccctctcggagcgaagaaCCATCCGCTGAATTGCCTCCAAAGACTGAAGaggcagtggtagagctgcagattgtgatggcggcttttttttttttcccgctgcttgggacagcaaaaatcctggagccagccctgaccacAACCAGCATTTCCATGATAGTCTTCAAGCCCACACCAGCGCTGTGGTAGTGATTCCTTTGAAATCACTTCCAATCTGATAATTCTCAGGTTTGCTTTGCATATAGAATACTAGTATACATTGAGTTAGTATGTATGTACATGCTGGCCAAAGGGGGCAGTTCTCATGGGTCCCAGGAACAGCCTTCTCTGTGTAACTTTTATCTCCCTCCATAAACAGGGAAATAGAATTCTAAGAAATTGTCATGACTTTACCTTACCATGCCGCCTACCCCCACCtaccccctctcccggagcctcagcacacCACGTCCAACAGCAGCCCTTGACAGCGCTGCAGTAGTGTGGCTCTGGCAGGACCAGAGCTTgcagccctggccccttaccacgtggctccgagcgggaggagctcaggccctgccccagccacgccactttagctctgtccagggctgctcctggatgcagcgcgctgaggcgccgggagatgggggaaggcagaggcggggcctctgacattctcgtgggggcccctgtggggacaggggcaaattgccccagtttcccccacacacacagctggccCTGGTAAGGTCATTGTTCCCCTACCACTTCTCTCTTTAAAACTGCTATAGTTCTTTTGTTCTTCTAGGCTCAGAAGGTGATTGAAGTAAAATCCTCAGAGGCAATAGGATTGCCACCGTCTCCTAACAACTCTTGAGTGTTTGTTGAGGGGTGAATTGTTTTGAGCCATTCTTGTCTttcctgcctgtttttccacACAGACTCTTGTTGAGTTAAACCAATATAGTCAACCAACAACCAGGCCAACATGCAATATTCATAAATCATTGTAGAGCAGCTCCAAGTCCATCATAGACATATTTGAACAATCAAatattcagggccagattttcagctgtgcTGAGTTTACTTCCCAGTCCCACCTAACTCTTCTAGCCCCCGACATGCCCCCCAGTAGAAAGGGAGCACGGGGTACGCAGCAGCTCTGCACCACCCAAGGATTCCCCTCTGTTGGATGAATCCTTGGCTATTCCTTTCAGGCAGAGCAGATAAGGTGGAGTTGAAGCCAACAATCTGGCCCTACAGGTGGAGGAATGACATACCTTGAGTAGTATTTCAGGAAGCCTCCCAAGCTGTACCATAGGGCTTTTGGCAAATGTAATTGTGGCTACCGGCCCCAAGGCAAAGAACATTTTTATTCTTTGAGCCAAGTCTGGCCTAATGGAAAATGCTACAAAACCTGAGAAAATAcaaattattttgtattattgcAAAGCAATCATccataattaaaataaatcattACCATGCAGCAAACTGAAGGTTAAAAATTATAAGTAGCCTTTTATCTATTCAAATGCCATATAATTGTTCTCCAGGCCCACTGAaataggacaaaaagtaatgggctgaatcagaagcaagggagatttaggtttgatattaggaaaaacttcctaactgtaagggttgttgagctctggaataggcttccaagggagcttgtggaatccccatcattggaggttcaTAAGAACTGATtgaacaaatacctgtcagggatgatctaggtttacttggttctgcctcagtgtagggggctggacttgatgacttctcgaggtcccttacagccctatgattctatattatCACAGTAAAATGTTCATCCTAAATCTCCATTTAGTTTTCATTGGGAAAAAATAAGTTTTGGGGTATTGTTCAGATGGATTCAGGTGGCCATGAGCCAGGTTATAGTTTCAACTCATTTTGATGTAGAACCAAATTTTCTATTAACCAGATTTCTTGATGATTCCAGAATCTTTCCTATCAAGTTTCCAAAATTTCCATAAAATATTTTCAGAGTTTTATGATGCTCTGTTTCTAAAGCACTATGCATATGGTTGTAAATTTACAATAGTACTGTAATATAATTCTCATGAGGTTTGGATTTGCATtcgattttttttacatttaatccTTAGAGCAGAGACCCTACCTATATAACATATAACTTGCAGATTATTTAATTGTTCACATACAAAACTATCTTTACAAGACTATTAAAACTGTGACTTAAATTCACAAGGGCAGGCAAATGTTCAGATAAAAAAGAAACACACTATACTGTGAGTACGCACACAATTCCACAGTGTTTTAAAGAGCAATTAAAATGGCCTTAACAATGCCGATGTTTAGAAGATGTATAGTACTATTTGTATTCTaaggctaggattttcaaaggtgcctaagggaGTTAAGCACCCCACTCCTATTTATGcccttgaaaatcccagcctaaatgtttgttttatcatttttgtctTAAGATCCTAAGAATGTTCTTACtggaggaggaaaaggggaaagagaTATTATGCAAAGAAATGGTAACACACTTCCTGCTCCCAACCaccatttttttttgtcttttcccaaactattttccttttttcaaatGGCAATGGTGCAACATGGCATACAAGCCTATATCCCCCATCCCACTGTCACCAATAGATCCTATGGGTAAACAGGAACCCTCAAACAACTGTAAATGAATCAAGTCCCTCATTGCATTCATACACTAGGGACTGAGTTGACTTTCTGTACTGGTGGTATGCACAGTAAACAATTTGTAAATATTGATTTGGTGGCTATAGTACcagcaatttatttttaaaacacaacaCCAAGCACACAAAATCCTGCATCAGGCCCCACTAAAATAAAAAGATTGGCTTGAAGTTAAATaatgtttagggttttttttatttgccttctggtgtttgaGCTGCAAGAGGTTGTGTTTTTAATCCTTTCTCCAAAACATGAGGGTTAgaaaagtacttttttttttttttaatcatgaaagCTGAGCTTCTCATGTAATAGCATTGACTCCAGGAGCCGGCAACAAATATCGTGACACTTGTGATAAATTTGCAGGAGCTGGCAAAACTAGAATAAGCAAAGACACCAGGCAAGCTGACCACCTGCTAAATAATAGGTTTTGATATCAACAAACCTTACCAAGGACATCTAAAAGGATGTCAGGAACCAATTTGTTTGCTTAGTTcagacaaacaaaaaatgttCTCAGAAAAGTTATCCAAACATTGACAATTTCAGTTTAGAAAGTATTTCTACCTTTTGAGAAAGGGAGTCAATAACCGAAGTCCACATCCTGCTTTCACTATCCCGTGGGGATGTAAATAGGATGCTATGGTACCCCAGCTTGCATTCCTTCACGTACCTACCGTTGTACCTTCTGAATGGGCAACATAGTACAGCTGCTTTTGTCCCGTTTTATTCATGGCAAAGTAGAGAACTGCTGGAATGTCATATTTACCCATCTCATCAAAACTACAGAGAGGAAACACAAAAAGCTTACATGCATTAATTACAATAGTCCCAACcactgttccctctaagctgtgcgcgTGTGCACACGCACACAGATCCTAAACCCCGCGCACACGGCGAAacactgcacacacaaaaatttgCATAGAAGCACAACAATTTGCACAGAAGACATTTTTTGCACACACGGCCTTCCAAAAAGTTGCACAGAAGACATTTTTTGTGCACACGGCCTGTCAAAAATTAGAGGGACCGTTGGTCCCAACTACATTAGAATGCGCATTAGTAAATCTCAAGTTTGTTAGTTAAGTAAAACAGGAACTGTTCAATTATTAAGTCAAACCATTTAGAAGTTTGAGTTCTTTGCCTCACTTCAGAAAGCAAGGCAGCTCTGTCTCCAGAGATCAAGGCAGAAGCATGTCTGCTCAAGAGACCTAAGATTAGTGGGATGTGCCAGAGCACAAAGCCATGGGCCTTTCCCCATGCCCATGAGGAGCTACAGACAGGAGAACCCTTCAGTCCCATACCCGTTCTGATACTTGGACTCTGAATAGGTGTTTTTTTCCTCATTTGCTTTATTGCCATTGGTTGCCCATGCCACTTTATCCTGACTCTCTCCTATCACTGCAGCCCTTCAGCTGCCCAATCTCACTATCACTGTCCAGTGTGCTTatcttccctttcttcctcctcccctaaCTCACCTCAGGATCCACCTCCCTTAACCACACCCTTCCCTTACTCCTTCAACCCCTCCACACCATTTGTCTCTCACACTTCAGCCCCTGTGCATTTATCATCTTGTCCACCCTGCTTGTCATTGTAGGCCACCTCCCACTCCTTGGGTCACTACCAATCTGGGCTAGGTATGAACTAATAATGTGAAATGGAAGGACTCCCCTATCCCATTAtccatcccccagcccagccagtctCCAAGGAGCCAGCCAGTTTCATTTTTGGTAGTTCTCAATAATTCACTCTACCTGAACTCCCAGAACTTCTGTTGGTCAGGTTTGAGTGTCTTGTGTTTTGTAGACCAAGTGTTCCCTCTGCCATTTCCCATCCAAACATCAAAGCCAGCATCTGCTAGTATGAAGCCCAGGCTGTTGTTGTCCAGGTTTGAAATCCAGGTGGTAGCATCTCCTAGGAGTGGATGTTGCAAAAACACTACTGGCTTTTGCCCTGAAAAGGAAGAACATTTTATTAGGACATGGCAGTAGCTACACGGTGATGAAGATTGTGTTACAGAGTTTGCTTTAACAGGACCTTATTTTGTAAAAGTCTCATTGAAATGGCAAAAACCAAAACATAGAATAGAAATGGAGCATAACTGGGTTTTTCATGCTGTTTTGAttaaaagtgaatagagaaaGAATAATAAGAGCTCAAAATCACCTCTTTGGCGATTTCCCACTGGACTGTGACACTTTTTATACCCCTTTTGCAAGAAATCTAAAGCTCTAGGATCTGCTCTTTGCCCACATTGTTACTCCTCATGTGTGGATTCCAAGAATAGGAGTTATACATTGGTACTTTCTGTCTATGGAGTATTTTAGAGCTTTTGAATCAGAATGGCAAATTTGTGTGACTTATAGAGAGGCAACAAAACAACTAGAGCTTAAGTAACATGACACTTTGGCAGGTGTTACCTGGTGGTGCTGAGTCTTGGATAGACATGCAGTGTTGTTTTTAGTTTTAGTTATGTATAATTTTTGTGTCGcagctagagctggtcaaaagatGGAATTTCCATTCCGTGCAAAGTTCTGAAAAAATCTCATTCTAtttcagaacaaaaagacagaatTTCCAAATGTTCTGAAAGTAAATGTTTTAAAGTAATCCAGATATTTTTGAAAGAAATTGAGCTTGCAAGCCCAATCTCCAAGACTCTTGGTTCAGCTCTTAGAGCTTCTAGGCTCCCTAGTCCCGCTTGGGCTTCCATGCTTCCAACTCCACAACAGAGAACCTGAAAGATCTGAGAACCTCCATCTCTATAGCAAAGAACCAGGGCTCCCAAGCTTCCAATTATGTGGCAGGGAGCCTGAAAGCCCTGGGATATTCCACATAGCCAGGATGATCCAGAGCCATGGAACCTGGACAACCAGGCTCTCCAGAAGCCGACCACGTGAGCTAATGAATCCAGTTCAGTTTGCCGTAATTGAAAACCATGAAACATGCAACTACATATACTCGAGTGCAAATTAGGGGACTGTTTTTAGAAACTTGGCCCACCAACCTTTCCTTACTTCATACAAATAAATCATACCTGTGTTCCCACTGTTCTTCCCACCAGGAATTCTGTTAACGCTAAGGATATACCCATCTTCTGTTGTAACTTCATATTCCTCACTGGGGTATCCATGATACCTGATAATTTCAGTCTGCAGGGAGCCAAATAAAGgcttgttatatatatatatatataatatccaTTTTTCACATTGTGTGCGCACTGAGGTCTCTTGGAGGAAACGTTGGTCCCAATCCACATGTCCACTCGAGCTGTTGCTCAACACAGCAAGGTTGAGAAGGTACCACCTTTGTGCTCTTCCAGTTCCCAGGGCTGCTGAGGACTAGTTCATTTCCCAGGGTTCTAATTATACTAGCTGGTAAAGGCCCGAAAGCAATCGCTGAAGCACAGCAAAGCTCTGAGCCCTCCCTTTAACCCCAGGGGAAAGAGATGGC containing:
- the LOC120369024 gene encoding lysosomal acid lipase/cholesteryl ester hydrolase-like isoform X2 produces the protein MLKKITVDPECFMNVTEIIRYHGYPSEEYEVTTEDGYILSVNRIPGGKNSGNTGQKPVVFLQHPLLGDATTWISNLDNNSLGFILADAGFDVWMGNGRGNTWSTKHKTLKPDQQKFWEFSFDEMGKYDIPAVLYFAMNKTGQKQLYYVAHSEGTTVGFVAFSIRPDLAQRIKMFFALGPVATITFAKSPMVQLGRLPEILLKSRIAMYVGHSPAGTSVQNILHWRQALYSKQLQAYDYGSKEKNMEKYNQTTPPIYKIEELKMPIAVWSGGHDLFADPKDVAALLGRITNLVYHKHFPEWQHLDFIWGLDAAKRMYVKIIELMKKYP